A window from Methanobacterium sp. encodes these proteins:
- a CDS encoding mRNA surveillance protein pelota encodes MRIVHQDTKKGFIELIPETLDDLWHLSHIIKPGDLVSSRTTRRIQDSTGERIRSDRGIKKTFFMGIRVEGVSFHKYTGKLRATGIIEKGPEDLVPLGTHHTIELKLKNPVKITKEKWSRWTIKRLKTAVDSSKKPSAIIVAIEDDVADLGVIKQYGIDYYGPIVGGISGKKIIQKDRGKNITNFYNEVAKTLQGFEDIHGIVIAGPGFTKGDFYDFLSEKYPELAKISGVENTGTGGRVGIQEVLKKGTIEQMAAEGRIAQEMRLINRVLEEIGKSSNMVTYGKSDVENASNAGAVETLLVLDNMVRREEIEKIMNIVESTGGKVMVVSSEHEGGKQLQALGGIAGLLRYSIR; translated from the coding sequence ATGCGTATTGTTCACCAGGATACAAAAAAAGGATTTATTGAACTTATTCCAGAAACTCTGGACGATTTATGGCATTTATCACATATAATTAAGCCTGGAGATTTAGTTTCATCCAGAACAACCCGTAGGATACAGGATTCAACAGGAGAACGGATTAGAAGTGATCGTGGGATTAAAAAAACATTTTTTATGGGAATTAGAGTAGAAGGCGTAAGTTTTCACAAATACACAGGTAAACTAAGGGCAACAGGTATAATTGAAAAAGGACCAGAAGATCTGGTCCCCCTGGGAACCCACCATACCATCGAGCTAAAACTAAAAAATCCAGTGAAGATCACCAAGGAAAAATGGTCGAGATGGACAATTAAGCGTCTGAAAACTGCTGTAGATTCATCTAAAAAGCCATCCGCCATTATTGTGGCTATTGAAGACGACGTGGCAGATTTAGGAGTTATAAAACAGTATGGAATAGATTATTATGGGCCAATTGTGGGTGGAATATCTGGAAAAAAGATTATTCAAAAGGATAGAGGTAAAAATATAACCAATTTCTATAATGAAGTTGCAAAAACACTCCAGGGCTTTGAAGACATACATGGTATTGTTATTGCAGGTCCTGGATTTACTAAAGGCGATTTTTACGATTTTTTAAGCGAAAAATATCCGGAATTAGCTAAAATATCTGGAGTTGAAAACACGGGAACTGGGGGACGTGTAGGAATACAGGAAGTCCTTAAAAAAGGAACAATTGAACAAATGGCTGCTGAAGGCCGCATAGCCCAGGAAATGAGATTAATAAACAGAGTTTTGGAAGAAATTGGAAAGTCCTCTAATATGGTTACCTACGGAAAATCAGATGTAGAAAACGCTTCAAACGCTGGCGCTGTGGAAACATTGCTTGTGCTTGACAACATGGTGCGCAGAGAAGAAATTGAGAAAATTATGAACATTGTAGAAAGCACTGGAGGTAAAGTAATGGTTGTAAGTAGCGAACATGAAGGAGGAAAGCAACTTCAGGCTTTAGGTGGAATAGCAGGACTACTAAGATATAGCATAAGATAA
- a CDS encoding tetratricopeptide repeat protein — translation MKLDQNKGISGLKDYESWIKEGNSHFKRKEYTAALICYDKALELYAGDSRIWDNRGVALSSIGRFDDAVESFEIALDLKPDNSKAWSNMGVALSALRRFDEAINCFDKALEIEPDDVNTWDNRGTALFSISKYDDALESFNHALKLNPNDAKAWAGKGSVLRFMGKYEEAIESLEKFIELAPPELAAQNQEAWAMILELKLLLKRQK, via the coding sequence ATGAAACTGGATCAAAATAAAGGAATAAGTGGTTTAAAGGACTACGAATCCTGGATCAAAGAAGGAAATAGTCATTTTAAACGTAAAGAATATACTGCTGCTTTAATATGCTATGATAAAGCACTGGAATTGTATGCAGGAGATTCAAGAATCTGGGATAATAGGGGAGTTGCATTATCATCCATTGGAAGATTTGATGATGCTGTGGAGAGTTTTGAAATCGCACTTGACCTAAAACCCGATAATTCTAAAGCCTGGTCAAATATGGGAGTTGCACTATCTGCACTTAGAAGATTTGATGAAGCAATTAACTGTTTTGATAAGGCGCTTGAAATTGAGCCAGATGATGTTAACACATGGGATAACAGGGGAACTGCATTATTCAGCATTTCTAAATACGATGACGCACTGGAATCTTTTAATCACGCTTTAAAACTAAATCCAAATGATGCAAAGGCATGGGCAGGTAAAGGATCAGTTCTAAGATTTATGGGCAAATATGAAGAGGCCATTGAAAGTCTGGAAAAATTTATAGAACTTGCACCTCCAGAATTAGCTGCCCAAAATCAGGAGGCATGGGCTATGATTTTAGAGTTAAAACTGCTTTTAAAAAGACAGAAATGA
- a CDS encoding DUF2267 domain-containing protein, which translates to MPKSGFSSLDKSMQKTKEWLHDVQNELGWEDENEVYIAFKSVIHTLRDRLPVEEAIELGDELPMVMKGIYYEGYSPRRKPEKIKNQTQFFQKVQEKSPRREIKTDEATKGVFSLLQKKLGGGGEINKVKHNLPKDLQKLWES; encoded by the coding sequence ATGCCAAAATCAGGATTTTCTTCATTAGATAAATCTATGCAAAAAACAAAGGAATGGTTACACGATGTGCAGAATGAACTTGGATGGGAAGATGAAAATGAGGTATATATAGCATTTAAATCTGTTATTCATACATTAAGAGATAGATTACCGGTTGAAGAAGCTATAGAACTTGGTGATGAACTTCCAATGGTTATGAAAGGAATATATTATGAAGGATACAGTCCAAGAAGAAAACCAGAAAAAATAAAAAACCAGACCCAGTTTTTCCAAAAAGTTCAGGAAAAATCCCCAAGGCGGGAGATAAAGACTGACGAAGCCACAAAGGGTGTATTTTCCCTGCTCCAAAAAAAGCTTGGTGGTGGTGGAGAAATAAATAAGGTAAAACATAACCTTCCAAAGGACCTTCAAAAGTTATGGGAATCTTAG
- a CDS encoding protein translocase subunit SecF, producing MKIEKLMESYKPLIAIPVIITLIAIVIIAFNGIDQGIELKGGTITTLNLEKPLDQSQLESMIEKGLNTTEVTVNSFNGTTATVTIGGATDVITFSNLMNGTATIESYSSIGPVLSAQALNQVYWALAIAFIFMSITVFIIFRNFVPSMAVILAALTDLIIAVGGMSLFGIPLTLASVGALLLLIGYSVDTDILLTTRVLKRREGTVTERAMGTMKTGFTMAAASIGSMVALYIVTVFFIPSAEVLSDIAAVLIIGLVADILATWLMNLGILRWYMESGGR from the coding sequence ATGAAAATAGAAAAGCTTATGGAGTCTTACAAACCATTGATCGCAATTCCAGTTATCATAACCCTGATTGCCATTGTAATTATTGCATTTAATGGTATAGATCAGGGAATTGAATTAAAAGGAGGTACTATAACCACTTTGAATCTTGAAAAACCTTTAGATCAATCTCAACTTGAAAGCATGATAGAAAAAGGGCTTAATACAACTGAAGTAACTGTAAATTCATTTAACGGTACCACAGCTACTGTAACCATAGGCGGAGCTACAGATGTAATAACATTCAGCAACTTAATGAATGGAACAGCTACAATAGAAAGTTACAGTTCTATAGGGCCAGTATTAAGTGCACAGGCATTAAATCAGGTTTACTGGGCACTGGCCATAGCTTTCATATTCATGTCCATCACTGTATTTATAATATTCAGGAATTTTGTGCCTTCCATGGCAGTTATTCTTGCAGCACTGACTGATCTTATTATTGCAGTTGGTGGAATGAGCCTGTTTGGAATTCCACTTACACTTGCATCTGTCGGTGCTTTGCTCCTGCTTATTGGTTACAGTGTGGATACAGATATTTTACTCACCACACGTGTACTTAAACGTAGAGAAGGTACCGTAACAGAAAGAGCAATGGGTACTATGAAAACAGGTTTTACCATGGCTGCAGCATCTATTGGCTCAATGGTAGCATTGTACATTGTAACTGTATTTTTCATCCCATCTGCAGAAGTTCTTTCAGATATTGCTGCTGTTTTGATTATAGGACTTGTAGCTGATATTCTGGCTACATGGCTCATGAATCTTGGAATTCTTAGATGGTACATGGAGAGTGGTGGAAGATGA
- a CDS encoding glycosyltransferase, giving the protein MKALFVVTGRGIGGDAAIAFHISKALSKYGMKCEFALNHGAPGLLFKKHGIEWHETSIPQAGGHAATKLSLITGGFKIVKAIFEALRLYRKVKPDVVVGTIGGGAIVGCLTAKITGIPSAGIVSTPSDLKISKFTTAIALPESPLFNMEIDNVNVYKVYMPINPDIITGNKESALELMPEEYDPELPTILLSSGSTLFEKMALAALKLRDSEIRANIVVIGDPLDEKYRKYLETPGIIYLGYINWVKDLYKLADVVIITDDGMMLHEAIACNLPIITLLRVKYGRYHNMGKIFRGAMVESEFENIDKTVNSFLKDMDKTKDNAAKYGIEVLQASDKIAKIIYNLIK; this is encoded by the coding sequence ATGAAAGCATTATTTGTGGTGACAGGGAGAGGAATTGGGGGGGATGCGGCTATAGCTTTCCATATATCTAAAGCTTTATCTAAATATGGAATGAAATGTGAATTTGCGCTTAATCATGGAGCTCCTGGTTTATTATTCAAAAAGCATGGTATAGAATGGCATGAAACCAGTATTCCTCAGGCAGGTGGACACGCTGCAACCAAACTCTCCCTTATTACAGGTGGGTTTAAGATTGTTAAGGCCATTTTTGAAGCTTTAAGATTGTACAGGAAGGTGAAACCGGATGTTGTTGTTGGAACAATCGGGGGAGGAGCCATAGTTGGATGTTTAACTGCTAAAATTACAGGAATACCTTCTGCAGGAATTGTTTCAACTCCTTCCGACTTAAAAATTTCAAAATTCACTACTGCAATTGCACTTCCTGAATCTCCATTGTTTAATATGGAAATAGATAATGTAAACGTGTATAAAGTTTACATGCCCATAAATCCAGACATAATCACTGGAAATAAGGAAAGTGCACTGGAATTAATGCCTGAAGAGTATGATCCAGAACTTCCAACAATACTGTTATCATCAGGTTCTACGCTCTTTGAAAAAATGGCTCTTGCTGCACTTAAACTTAGAGACAGTGAAATTAGAGCTAATATAGTTGTTATAGGAGATCCTCTGGATGAAAAATACCGAAAATACCTTGAAACTCCAGGGATAATTTATCTCGGCTATATTAACTGGGTTAAAGACCTTTATAAATTAGCTGACGTAGTAATTATAACTGACGATGGAATGATGCTCCACGAAGCAATAGCCTGTAATTTACCAATTATAACACTATTAAGGGTTAAATATGGTCGTTATCATAATATGGGGAAAATATTTAGAGGAGCAATGGTTGAAAGTGAATTTGAAAACATTGACAAGACTGTAAATAGTTTTTTAAAAGATATGGATAAAACAAAGGATAATGCAGCTAAATATGGTATAGAAGTGTTGCAGGCATCAGATAAAATTGCTAAAATAATTTATAACTTAATTAAATAA
- a CDS encoding flavodoxin has product MKTVVLYYSRTQKTAKAAKTLSNELKSDIIEIKDLKPRKGALNYINASIDAFRENKTEISPSSIDLNPYNMVYIGTPVWAGKPSPAIISLIDRCNFQGKDVILFATLGGSGGEKAIERMNEKIELRGGRMVTSFLIETAGKQTYEINNEVKRIVEEMDLKIYGV; this is encoded by the coding sequence ATGAAAACAGTAGTTCTTTATTATTCCAGAACACAAAAAACAGCCAAAGCTGCAAAAACTCTTTCAAATGAGCTTAAATCAGATATAATTGAAATAAAAGACTTAAAACCCAGAAAAGGAGCTTTAAACTACATTAATGCATCTATAGATGCATTTAGAGAAAATAAGACTGAAATCAGTCCATCATCAATTGATCTAAATCCATATAACATGGTGTATATTGGAACACCTGTTTGGGCTGGGAAACCTTCTCCTGCAATAATCTCTCTTATAGATAGATGTAATTTTCAAGGTAAAGATGTGATATTGTTTGCCACACTTGGAGGATCTGGGGGCGAAAAAGCAATTGAAAGGATGAATGAAAAAATCGAGCTAAGAGGAGGAAGAATGGTAACTTCCTTTTTGATAGAAACTGCTGGCAAACAAACGTATGAAATAAATAATGAAGTTAAGAGAATAGTCGAAGAAATGGACTTAAAAATATACGGAGTATAA
- a CDS encoding 4Fe-4S binding protein, whose amino-acid sequence MAVKLIKEKCSRCNICKNLVLCPAGNVKTAIETGKCIGCGICIAACPEEALVLNDNYKKEKMVFVNGEKIKASGALKNALQASGIKLSKFPDFKGEKKGQIFMPCDCGGCWACVVKANGKFAPACITPLKEGMKIEPNIEKGKYPVVRVISGFGAHTVGGVGTPYWLKNKKGPVEVVGFTHGCNLRCPQYQNFPMAFTVGGHLTCRKIS is encoded by the coding sequence ATGGCCGTAAAACTCATTAAAGAAAAATGTAGCAGATGTAATATATGTAAAAATCTCGTGCTTTGTCCAGCAGGAAATGTAAAGACAGCTATAGAAACAGGAAAATGCATTGGATGTGGAATATGCATAGCAGCATGCCCAGAAGAAGCTTTAGTTTTAAATGATAATTATAAAAAAGAAAAAATGGTTTTTGTAAATGGTGAAAAAATTAAAGCATCCGGTGCTTTGAAAAATGCTTTACAGGCTTCTGGCATAAAATTAAGTAAATTTCCAGATTTTAAGGGTGAGAAAAAGGGACAAATATTCATGCCCTGTGATTGTGGAGGGTGCTGGGCATGTGTTGTAAAAGCAAATGGAAAATTTGCACCTGCATGCATCACGCCCCTAAAAGAGGGAATGAAAATAGAACCCAATATTGAAAAGGGGAAATATCCCGTAGTACGGGTTATAAGTGGATTTGGAGCCCATACAGTAGGTGGGGTGGGGACACCTTACTGGCTAAAAAACAAAAAAGGACCTGTTGAAGTAGTTGGTTTTACTCATGGATGTAATTTGAGATGTCCACAATACCAGAACTTTCCTATGGCTTTTACAGTTGGTGGCCACTTAACTTGCAGAAAAATATCTTAA
- a CDS encoding MMPL family transporter, which translates to MSNVIDFLKDYRVILLIVLVVGSLAYISAHGIQQGLDLKGGSIIQIRLDQPVDSDTMNQVTTVLDKRLNAFGVADIKVRASGNQDVIVEIAGVKPEEVADIVGNPGKFEAKIDNQTVLTGADIVTVSPPEVIGNEGRVPFKITLEGAQRFAEAAKGKTGTPVDMYLDDELVTSPVLSEGVTTGVPVTDVEITVPGDSKADAEKQARDTQIFLQSGSLPVKVEIVGISSVSAELGDQFTNGALIAGLLALIVISVIIFVRYRIPILVIPIILTSLAELILILGTASVIKWNIDLPAIAGIIAAIGTGVDDQIVITDEVLKGNKNEKNKRSRTGFKVKIKEAFFIIFAAAATLIAAMLPLAYIGFSRGYTGIGILSGFAFTTIIGILVGIFITRPVYAKFIEKFISKE; encoded by the coding sequence ATGAGCAATGTAATAGATTTCTTAAAAGATTATCGGGTTATTCTACTTATAGTCCTTGTAGTAGGTAGTTTAGCTTATATTTCGGCCCATGGAATACAGCAAGGGCTGGATTTAAAGGGCGGTTCTATAATTCAAATTCGTTTAGACCAGCCAGTTGATTCAGACACCATGAATCAGGTTACCACAGTTCTGGACAAGCGTCTTAACGCATTCGGTGTTGCAGATATTAAAGTTCGTGCAAGCGGAAACCAGGATGTGATTGTGGAAATTGCAGGTGTTAAACCAGAAGAAGTTGCAGATATTGTGGGAAATCCCGGTAAATTTGAGGCAAAAATAGATAATCAAACTGTTCTTACAGGAGCAGATATAGTAACAGTTAGTCCACCGGAAGTTATAGGAAATGAAGGACGTGTTCCATTTAAGATTACTTTAGAAGGTGCACAGAGATTTGCAGAGGCTGCAAAAGGTAAAACAGGCACGCCAGTTGATATGTATCTGGATGATGAACTGGTTACCTCACCAGTATTAAGTGAAGGAGTTACTACTGGAGTACCTGTAACTGATGTAGAGATAACTGTTCCTGGAGACTCAAAAGCAGACGCAGAAAAACAGGCCAGAGATACTCAAATCTTTTTACAATCAGGATCGCTACCTGTAAAGGTTGAAATAGTTGGAATTAGCAGCGTATCTGCCGAACTTGGAGATCAGTTTACAAATGGTGCTTTAATAGCAGGTTTGCTGGCATTAATTGTGATTTCGGTTATAATATTCGTTAGATACAGAATTCCTATACTGGTTATTCCAATTATCCTTACAAGTCTTGCAGAACTTATCCTGATTCTTGGTACAGCCTCAGTAATTAAATGGAATATAGATTTACCAGCTATTGCAGGTATTATAGCTGCAATTGGTACTGGTGTGGATGACCAGATTGTTATAACCGATGAAGTTCTTAAAGGAAATAAAAATGAGAAAAATAAAAGAAGTAGAACCGGGTTTAAAGTAAAAATTAAAGAAGCATTCTTTATTATATTTGCCGCAGCTGCCACTTTAATTGCTGCAATGCTTCCTTTAGCCTATATAGGATTTTCAAGGGGTTATACAGGAATAGGAATTCTTTCTGGTTTCGCGTTCACCACAATTATTGGTATACTGGTTGGAATATTTATTACAAGGCCAGTTTATGCGAAATTTATAGAAAAATTCATTTCAAAAGAATGA
- the argC gene encoding N-acetyl-gamma-glutamyl-phosphate reductase, producing MIDVAIIGASGYTGGELLRFLKNHKEVDIKTATSRQYNGVCVSKVHPHLRGEELKFKDVAPENIDTDLVFTATPHGASMDIVPDLIERGIRVVDLSGDYRFDDVSIYEKWYGLDHLAPLDAVYGLPEVYRAKIKKSNLVANPGCFPTGAILATLPLAKENLVESIIVDSKTGVSGAGIKPADVTHFPNCSDNVIPYATTIHRHMPEIQQEVSKWGNVKVSFTPHLVPVIRGILTTVHTFLKEDVTSKQVKKFYEDFYRGEPFTKILDLDEMPRLSAVRGSNYCDIGCFQIDHNGRIVIVSAIDNLVKGASGQAVQNMNIMFDFPENESIDITGLHP from the coding sequence ATGATTGATGTAGCTATTATTGGGGCAAGTGGTTATACTGGAGGAGAACTGCTGCGATTTTTAAAAAATCACAAAGAAGTTGACATTAAAACTGCAACATCAAGGCAATACAATGGAGTGTGTGTATCAAAAGTTCATCCACATTTAAGAGGTGAAGAACTCAAATTTAAAGATGTTGCACCGGAAAATATTGACACAGATTTAGTATTTACAGCAACACCACATGGGGCATCCATGGACATTGTTCCTGATTTAATTGAAAGAGGCATTAGGGTTGTGGATTTAAGTGGAGACTACCGTTTTGATGATGTCTCTATTTATGAAAAATGGTATGGTTTAGACCATTTAGCACCTCTTGATGCTGTTTATGGGCTTCCAGAAGTTTACCGCGCGAAAATAAAGAAGTCCAATCTTGTTGCTAATCCTGGATGTTTTCCTACAGGAGCTATTTTAGCAACGCTACCTCTTGCAAAGGAAAATCTGGTGGAAAGCATAATTGTTGACTCAAAAACCGGTGTTAGCGGTGCTGGAATTAAACCTGCAGATGTTACTCATTTTCCAAACTGCAGTGACAATGTTATTCCTTATGCTACAACTATACACCGCCACATGCCTGAAATTCAACAGGAGGTATCTAAATGGGGCAATGTTAAAGTTTCCTTCACCCCCCATCTTGTACCCGTGATCAGGGGTATTTTAACCACAGTCCACACCTTTTTAAAGGAAGATGTAACATCAAAACAGGTTAAAAAGTTCTATGAAGATTTTTATAGGGGAGAACCATTCACTAAAATTTTAGATCTTGATGAAATGCCCAGATTAAGCGCAGTTAGAGGATCAAATTACTGTGACATTGGATGTTTCCAGATAGACCACAATGGAAGAATTGTTATAGTATCTGCAATTGACAATCTGGTAAAAGGAGCATCAGGCCAGGCTGTTCAAAATATGAATATAATGTTTGATTTTCCAGAGAATGAATCTATTGATATCACTGGACTGCATCCTTGA
- a CDS encoding sulfite exporter TauE/SafE family protein produces the protein MVEILYLISLFLIIAFIAEIGGTIAGFGSSTILLPLSLFLFDFKTALVLVAFAHLFGNSGRITFFKHGLDKRLIILFGVPSVISTFLGAYLVVYVPQKISILIVGIFLLIFSILSLKYPDLKFQATNNTAVLGGGISGFFAGLIGTGGAIRGAFLTAFKLKKAKYIALAAAVALAVDLTRIPVYIFNGFLELQFYFILPLLLLASISGSYTGKRIVNKIPQEKFRIVVLIAIALLSLNFIIRSLFFS, from the coding sequence ATGGTTGAAATACTGTATTTAATCTCCCTGTTTTTGATAATAGCATTTATAGCCGAAATTGGAGGTACAATAGCAGGTTTTGGCTCTTCAACTATTCTCCTACCTTTATCATTGTTTTTATTTGATTTTAAAACTGCGCTGGTCCTGGTTGCTTTTGCACATCTTTTTGGAAATTCAGGTAGAATAACATTTTTCAAGCACGGACTGGATAAGAGATTAATAATCTTATTTGGAGTTCCAAGCGTCATTTCAACGTTTTTAGGTGCATATCTTGTTGTTTACGTTCCTCAAAAAATTTCCATATTAATAGTTGGAATTTTTCTGCTGATATTTTCAATTCTATCATTGAAATACCCTGATCTAAAATTTCAGGCAACTAATAATACAGCAGTTTTAGGTGGCGGAATATCAGGATTTTTTGCAGGTTTAATTGGAACAGGAGGAGCTATTAGAGGAGCTTTTTTAACTGCTTTTAAGTTGAAAAAAGCAAAATATATTGCTTTAGCTGCTGCAGTTGCCTTAGCAGTGGATTTAACCAGAATTCCTGTCTATATTTTTAATGGTTTTTTGGAGTTACAATTTTATTTTATCCTCCCATTACTGCTTCTGGCCTCTATAAGTGGTTCCTATACAGGTAAAAGAATTGTAAATAAAATTCCTCAGGAAAAATTCAGAATAGTGGTGCTGATTGCAATTGCACTCCTTAGTTTGAACTTTATTATTCGCAGCTTATTTTTCAGCTAA
- a CDS encoding heavy metal-binding domain-containing protein translates to MNRKLSAMGVEKLFASVKKFLQNKHWAFAAILTGTSIGFISAVICVRFNLVILGFNIMFIASPLIAGFSEAVIARKKYGRSTGAISALLIFIIINIYGWVFPKDPLTLNLFTLGGLALTIQAAVPILVNYLLLVVFIGTITYVIGIIGNLLARLTGEEIYVPEQPESVDIPEMELLFSTVPLLQGKKIVRHFGMISAEAVVKEEKKEGSSFFDRFKKSNDVVYKLGTARNEALKKLENDAKQMSANAVLGVTMDYKSMGGLKGTSMIVTVAGNAVLYE, encoded by the coding sequence TTGAATAGAAAATTATCGGCAATGGGAGTGGAAAAATTGTTTGCTTCAGTAAAAAAATTTCTCCAGAATAAGCACTGGGCATTTGCTGCAATACTCACAGGCACGTCAATAGGTTTTATATCAGCAGTAATCTGTGTTAGATTCAATTTAGTGATTTTAGGATTTAATATTATGTTTATTGCATCTCCTTTAATCGCTGGCTTTAGCGAGGCAGTTATTGCACGTAAAAAATATGGCAGAAGCACTGGAGCTATAAGTGCTCTTTTAATATTCATTATAATTAACATTTACGGCTGGGTTTTCCCTAAAGATCCATTGACACTTAATTTATTTACTTTAGGAGGTCTTGCACTCACAATACAGGCTGCTGTGCCTATTCTTGTAAATTACTTATTATTAGTGGTTTTTATAGGAACAATAACTTATGTTATAGGCATTATAGGAAATTTATTGGCCAGGTTAACTGGAGAGGAAATTTATGTACCTGAACAGCCTGAAAGTGTAGATATCCCTGAAATGGAACTGTTATTTAGTACAGTACCTCTTTTACAGGGAAAAAAAATTGTCCGGCATTTTGGAATGATTTCTGCGGAAGCAGTTGTAAAAGAAGAAAAAAAAGAAGGATCTTCCTTTTTTGACAGATTTAAAAAATCTAATGATGTAGTTTATAAATTAGGAACTGCTAGAAACGAAGCACTGAAAAAACTGGAAAATGATGCAAAACAAATGAGCGCTAATGCTGTTTTGGGTGTGACAATGGATTATAAAAGCATGGGTGGACTTAAAGGTACTTCAATGATTGTTACTGTAGCAGGAAATGCAGTTTTATATGAATAG
- a CDS encoding cell wall biosynthesis protein, which translates to MYTQIFLAFIISVILTLLFKWIIQKSGSSLYTSIRGGTPRAVGIAPFIAMVLFINQPFNYLIAVIGIFALFDDITGRKKIKRLPFEIGQLSRGIGMLVVAVLGFFYFGPASILIALMIQPLNISDMQPGSACSTVIIMCIILISSMFLTGYEGYYIPLIILAACIGYAPLDYMGKIMMGEVGNHSFAVGLGISCALFGGYLGSISEIGIQNGSFLGVLILFIASSILIAFIRRKNLNMFMRNRLGIKNPCFGDYVMDVMTGGGLGDLVRRILLKNKKIVIKNKFLCYLGFRRLFYNPHAVK; encoded by the coding sequence ATGTACACTCAAATTTTCCTTGCATTTATAATATCCGTTATTTTGACATTGCTATTCAAGTGGATTATTCAAAAAAGTGGCAGCAGTTTATACACCAGTATAAGGGGCGGCACACCCCGTGCCGTGGGTATTGCACCGTTTATAGCCATGGTTCTATTTATAAATCAGCCCTTCAACTATTTAATTGCTGTAATAGGAATTTTTGCATTATTTGACGATATAACTGGCCGAAAAAAGATTAAGAGACTACCTTTTGAAATAGGGCAGCTATCAAGAGGTATTGGGATGCTGGTTGTTGCTGTTTTGGGATTTTTTTACTTCGGGCCAGCATCAATACTGATAGCGTTGATGATACAGCCCCTTAACATTTCAGACATGCAGCCAGGCTCTGCCTGTTCAACAGTTATTATAATGTGTATTATATTAATTTCTTCAATGTTTTTAACTGGTTATGAGGGTTATTACATTCCTCTGATAATTTTAGCCGCATGTATTGGCTACGCACCCCTTGATTATATGGGAAAAATCATGATGGGTGAAGTTGGGAATCATTCCTTTGCAGTTGGACTTGGAATATCCTGTGCACTCTTTGGTGGATATTTAGGAAGTATTTCAGAGATAGGAATTCAAAACGGAAGCTTTTTAGGTGTTTTAATTCTATTTATTGCTTCTTCAATACTTATAGCTTTTATCAGGAGAAAAAACTTAAATATGTTCATGAGAAACAGGCTTGGAATTAAAAACCCTTGTTTTGGAGATTATGTAATGGATGTAATGACAGGAGGGGGTTTGGGTGACCTTGTACGTAGAATACTACTTAAAAATAAGAAAATAGTTATAAAAAATAAATTTTTATGTTATCTGGGATTTAGAAGGCTTTTCTACAACCCTCATGCAGTTAAATAA
- a CDS encoding heavy metal-binding domain-containing protein, with product MLILNTPNIEGKQITEYYGLVTGEALIGANVYKDLFSGVRDVVGGRTSAYEEELKKARNIALTSMEEKAKKFGANAILGVQIAYHNLGGTMGNTIMVAVLGTAVKFE from the coding sequence ATGCTTATTTTAAACACTCCAAATATTGAGGGTAAACAGATCACCGAATATTATGGTCTTGTAACTGGTGAAGCCTTAATAGGTGCCAATGTTTACAAAGATCTTTTTTCAGGCGTTAGAGATGTTGTAGGTGGCAGAACTTCTGCCTATGAAGAAGAACTGAAAAAAGCAAGAAACATTGCTCTAACAAGCATGGAAGAAAAAGCTAAAAAATTCGGCGCTAACGCTATTTTAGGTGTTCAAATAGCCTACCACAACCTTGGGGGAACTATGGGAAACACAATTATGGTGGCAGTACTGGGTACAGCTGTAAAATTTGAATAG